One genomic segment of Clostridium saccharoperbutylacetonicum N1-4(HMT) includes these proteins:
- a CDS encoding HesB-like protein: protein MKNVTISQEAYDEFKAFLDENKITDFNIRINFAGFACSGPVFNISVSKASDDDEIEKINDISFIYEKSLIEQFGGFIILSSDENEGRGLSLKPVIEPEGGCGGSCSGCH from the coding sequence ATGAAAAATGTTACTATAAGCCAAGAAGCTTATGATGAATTTAAAGCTTTTTTGGACGAAAATAAAATAACTGATTTTAATATTAGAATTAATTTTGCTGGCTTTGCATGTAGTGGCCCAGTTTTTAACATATCTGTTTCAAAAGCAAGCGATGATGATGAGATTGAAAAAATTAATGATATCTCATTCATCTACGAAAAAAGCTTAATAGAACAGTTTGGAGGCTTCATAATCCTTTCTTCTGATGAAAATGAAGGCCGTGGATTAAGTCTGAAACCTGTTATTGAGCCTGAAGGTGGATGTGGTGGTTCTTGTAGTGGTTGCCACTAA
- a CDS encoding VWA-like domain-containing protein, which yields MVFEEKREQLLKEAYSLDREGLASDNYRRRFFELVEEVVLYLLQSQDAFFGQFMLRIRRNINIKITVPIATIPERDNFYMYFNPILFLNCSKNEMAALFKHEIYHIMNSHFEREKKLKNRFNKEIINIALDISINQFIKDMPSYSNKLEAISLEHNLFLQENRSAEEYAEELYKAIKSRIKKTNIKNDEESKYELDMSKAHDLWEEIQVSEEDIRNLTKKTAISAYTEGAPEGIGKIILAYKEKAEIPWQTVLKNILPTVKSGYKKTITRRDRRQPERLDLRGRLPKTEAELIVAIDISASMNEEDMHKILIEILTITASTNNKITIIECDNEIRNIYEIKSERDIHKRAKDNGSTEFTPVFEYIRDNNLRESVLIYFTDGVGEKKLGVKPVSKKIIWVLSGSEELSLENSYGEIKRINAGEKEVVEGNIGLKMVNEVIHDWAR from the coding sequence ATGGTGTTTGAAGAAAAAAGGGAACAACTTTTAAAAGAAGCATATTCGTTAGATAGAGAAGGATTAGCTAGTGATAATTATAGGAGAAGATTTTTTGAATTAGTTGAAGAAGTTGTACTATATTTATTGCAAAGTCAAGATGCTTTTTTTGGACAATTTATGCTTAGAATAAGACGAAATATAAACATAAAAATAACAGTGCCTATAGCTACTATTCCTGAGCGTGATAATTTTTATATGTACTTTAATCCTATTTTGTTTCTAAATTGCAGTAAAAATGAAATGGCTGCATTATTTAAGCATGAGATTTATCATATAATGAATTCTCATTTTGAGAGAGAAAAAAAATTAAAAAATAGATTTAACAAAGAAATAATTAATATTGCATTAGATATTTCAATTAATCAATTCATTAAAGATATGCCTAGTTATAGTAATAAACTTGAAGCAATCAGCTTGGAACATAATTTATTTTTACAAGAAAACCGAAGTGCTGAAGAATATGCAGAAGAACTTTATAAGGCAATTAAATCAAGAATTAAAAAAACTAATATAAAAAATGATGAAGAAAGTAAGTATGAACTAGATATGTCTAAGGCGCATGATTTATGGGAAGAAATTCAAGTAAGCGAAGAAGACATCAGAAATTTAACTAAAAAGACAGCCATAAGTGCTTATACAGAAGGAGCTCCTGAAGGAATCGGAAAAATAATTTTAGCATACAAAGAAAAAGCCGAAATACCATGGCAAACTGTTCTTAAAAACATCTTGCCAACTGTAAAATCTGGCTATAAGAAGACAATAACAAGAAGAGATAGAAGACAGCCAGAGAGATTAGATTTAAGAGGTCGACTACCTAAGACTGAGGCTGAACTAATTGTAGCTATAGATATAAGTGCAAGTATGAATGAAGAGGATATGCATAAAATATTAATAGAAATACTAACAATAACTGCAAGCACTAATAATAAAATTACAATTATTGAGTGTGATAATGAAATTAGAAATATATATGAGATAAAAAGTGAAAGAGACATACACAAGAGAGCTAAAGATAATGGTTCAACAGAATTTACACCAGTATTTGAGTATATTAGAGATAATAATCTAAGAGAATCTGTATTAATTTACTTTACAGATGGAGTTGGTGAAAAAAAATTAGGAGTAAAGCCCGTGAGTAAAAAGATAATATGGGTTCTATCTGGAAGCGAAGAATTATCTTTGGAAAATTCATATGGAGAGATAAAAAGAATAAATGCTGGAGAAAAAGAAGTCGTCGAAGGAAACATTGGATTAAAGATGGTTAACGAAGTTATACATGATTGGGCGAGATAA